The following are from one region of the Ochotona princeps isolate mOchPri1 chromosome 4, mOchPri1.hap1, whole genome shotgun sequence genome:
- the LOC131479997 gene encoding tripartite motif-containing protein 64-like, with protein sequence MDPFTVQEFQSNVTCSICCQYFLDPVTMECGHSFCRPCIYLSWEEGSSPHCCPECRQKSEKTNFKTNIRLQKLATAVRMGRMSQVPSSQGQVCGAHSDATGVLGDLDKNLCCESVSESSKANGHGHSHSQLQFAAEESRGTVLKEMNALWELMQEMKIHVPEQIRKKHSFMEYVSLREEMIKAQYQKMHMLLHEEEELHLQRLHSEARELLQQLQDSESKMTQHIDCVKEKYKELVEMCHKPDMELLQNVKTELERAEHIRRYRPQPVDPVLTSWSISGLRQMLNNFRVANGLKKKVASRYLRLSEDLRYQIFGEHHDAPSQGPRAQSFVAWGAPTFRSGKHYFEVDVSHSSNWILGLCCDSSIDDPDTIINTEGAFFLYSIKCGDGHILSTSSPFLHHYVERPVGLVGVFLDCEYGMVSFYDVSNSSLIHCFPPNSFSYPLKPFLCMGAP encoded by the exons ATGGATCCATTCACGGTGCAAGAGTTCCAGAGCAATGTCACATGCAGCATTTGCTGCCAGTATTTCCTGGATCCTGTCACAATGGAGTGTGGCCACAGCTTTTGCCGACCCTGCATCTACCTGAGCTGGGAAGAAGGCTCATCGCCACACTGCTGCCCAGAGTGCAGACAGAAGTCAGAGAAGACAAACTTTAAAACCAACATAAGGCTTCAGAAACTGGCCACTGCTGTCAGGATGGGCAGAATGAGTCAGGTCCCCAGCTCACAGGGGCAGGTCTGTGGTGCACACAGCGACGCCACAGGAGTACTGGGTGACTTGGACAAGAACCTGTGTTGTGAGTCTGTCTCTGAATCTTCAAAAGCCAACGGAcatggccacagccacagccagctgCAGTTTGCTGCTGAGGAATCCAGG GGAACAGTTCTAAAGGAAATGAACGCTTTATGGGAACTTATGCAGGAAATGAAAATCCATGTGCCTGAGCAAATAAGGAAGAAGCATTCATTTATG GAGTATGTGTCCCTAAGGGAGGAGATGATCAAGGCACAGTATCAGAAGATGCATATGCTTCTTCATGAGGAAGAAGAGCTGCACCTGCAGAGACTGCACAGCGAAGCACGGGAGCTTTTGCAGCAGCTCCAGGACAGTGAATCGAAAATGACCCAACACATAGATTGcgtgaaagaaaaatacaaagagcTGGTTGAGATGTGCCACAAGCCTGACATGGAGTtactgcag aATGTGAAGACAGAATTGGAAAG AGCAGAGCACATCCGGAGATACAGGCCCCAGCCAGTGGACCCTGTACTGACTTCTTGGAGCATCAGTGGACTTCGACAGATGCTGAATAATTTCAGAG TGGCTAATGGTTTGAAAAAGAAAGTGGCGAGTCGCTACCTACGCCTTTCTGAGGATCTCAGATATCAAATATTTGGAGAACACCATGATGCTCCCAGTCAAGGCCCGAGAGCACAGAGTTTTGTTGCGTGGGGTGCACCGACCTTCCGCTCTGGCAAACATTACTTCGAGGTGGATGTATCGCACTCCTCCAACTGGATTCTAGGACTCTGTTGTGATTCCAGCATAGATGACCCCGATACCATTATTAACACAGAGGgtgcatttttcctttattccATAAAGTGTGGTGATGGTCACATCCTCTCCACCAGTTCTCCATTTTTACATCATTATGTGGAGAGGCCTGTGGGTCTGGTTGGGGTGTTTCTTGATTGTGAATATGGAATGGTGAGCTTCTATGATGTTTCTAACAGTTCCCTCATACATTGTTTCCCTCCAAACTCATTCTCCTACCCTCTGAAGCCCTTTCTTTGCATGGGTGCCCCATAA